The following are encoded together in the Janthinobacterium sp. Marseille genome:
- the secB gene encoding protein-export chaperone SecB produces the protein MADENLQPLFQIQRVYLKDLSLEQPNSPAIFLEQEQPTIEVAVDVGAQPLAEGIFESTVTITVTAKIADKIAFLVEGKQAGIFEIRNIPDEQLDPLLGIGCPNVIYPYLRANIADAITRAGFPPVHLSEINFEVFYQQRLEALAQQQADNSSGIVMADGSAARH, from the coding sequence ATGGCTGACGAAAATCTGCAACCTTTATTCCAGATCCAACGTGTTTACCTGAAAGATCTGTCGCTCGAACAACCGAATTCCCCAGCCATTTTCCTGGAACAGGAACAGCCAACAATCGAAGTCGCCGTAGACGTGGGCGCACAACCGCTGGCCGAAGGCATTTTCGAATCGACCGTCACGATAACCGTCACCGCAAAAATCGCTGACAAGATCGCGTTCCTGGTTGAAGGCAAGCAAGCCGGTATTTTCGAAATCCGCAATATCCCTGACGAACAACTCGATCCATTGCTCGGCATCGGTTGCCCGAATGTGATTTACCCATACTTGCGCGCGAATATCGCTGATGCGATCACCCGTGCCGGCTTCCCGCCTGTACACCTGAGCGAAATCAATTTCGAGGTGTTTTACCAGCAACGCCTGGAAGCGCTGGCGCAGCAACAGGCTGACAACAGCTCCGGCATCGTGATGGCAGATGGTTCGGCAGCAAGACACTAA
- a CDS encoding cupin domain-containing protein: MALPHATSGQLIDIRPLGTRISSSVSNALFKTPQLELMRLVLPRGKGMPEHSVPGAVTIQCLEGSIELHAHQATQTLRAGELVYLAGGEKHSLHALEDSSVLLTLLLQH, translated from the coding sequence ATGGCTCTACCGCACGCAACATCCGGCCAGTTGATCGACATACGTCCACTGGGCACACGCATCTCCAGTTCCGTCTCCAACGCCCTGTTCAAAACCCCACAACTTGAATTGATGCGCCTGGTACTGCCACGCGGCAAAGGCATGCCCGAACACTCGGTGCCGGGTGCTGTCACAATTCAATGCCTGGAAGGCTCTATCGAATTACATGCACATCAAGCGACGCAAACCCTGCGCGCCGGTGAGCTGGTGTACCTGGCCGGCGGCGAGAAGCATTCATTGCATGCACTGGAAGACTCGTCGGTATTGTTGACGCTGCTGTTGCAGCATTGA
- a CDS encoding TonB-dependent receptor: protein MIAQRTLLASAVLSALASLSNSALAQEQEKTLPAVVVTASPFSNDESAQIMAPAKVLYGDELREKLGNSLGDTLSQELGVSASAFGAGASRPIIRGMEGPRVKILQNGMSVMDASSLSNDHAVVGESATARQIEILRGPSALLYGSGAIGGVVNIVNDRIPTILNSKPTGEAETRFGSADKMKNASFSVDGAAGAIGLHVDGNVRDADDYKIPGYANPNDPSQGSGRLPNSYARANSVGFGASYIQSWGYIGASVGVDDNRYGIPTAEKSFITLDQTRYDIGGLIKNPFENFESFRFKIGHTDYKHTENLEDGTPATEFKNKASETRWELTHKPLAGWRGTFGLQTENSEFSALPVDDDHGHSHATVPVTKSQSVAGFLVEERDFGPFRASAGARIESVKRRPDTASGLVQRDFNLGSYSLGGLWTFTQGYGLGLTASVAQRAPAIEELYSNGPHESTATYDIGDANLRKETSRNIELSLQKTEGLMRWKANVYQNRVKNYVYGRTDGTMVDDHGDADPSGEFLQRFWSQNDATIRGIEAELSYNLRGNGFSWRGFADTSRGTLSGAGNLPLQPTTRVGAEIGYREGNWRSGLKVLHAEKQDRLASFETYAAPSYTQVDANLSYTQNYNSTPVTWFAIAKNLLNEDIRLSTSVLREVAPLSGRNLIIGVRTSF, encoded by the coding sequence ATGATCGCCCAACGTACCCTGTTGGCCAGCGCCGTCCTGTCCGCGCTCGCCTCGCTATCCAACTCCGCGCTTGCACAAGAGCAGGAGAAAACCTTACCCGCAGTCGTCGTCACTGCCTCCCCTTTCAGCAATGATGAAAGTGCACAAATCATGGCGCCGGCCAAAGTGCTGTACGGTGATGAACTGCGCGAAAAACTCGGCAATTCTTTAGGCGACACGCTGTCGCAAGAACTCGGTGTCTCGGCGTCCGCTTTCGGTGCCGGCGCTTCGCGCCCGATTATCCGCGGCATGGAAGGCCCGCGCGTCAAGATCCTGCAAAACGGCATGTCCGTAATGGATGCATCCAGCCTGTCGAATGACCACGCGGTCGTCGGCGAATCGGCTACCGCGCGCCAGATTGAAATCCTGCGTGGCCCTTCCGCCTTGTTATACGGCTCAGGTGCAATTGGCGGCGTGGTGAATATCGTCAATGACCGCATCCCGACCATACTCAATAGCAAGCCGACCGGTGAAGCAGAAACCCGCTTTGGCAGCGCCGATAAAATGAAAAATGCCTCCTTCTCGGTCGATGGTGCGGCCGGTGCTATCGGCTTGCACGTCGATGGCAATGTACGCGATGCGGATGACTACAAAATCCCCGGTTACGCCAATCCAAACGATCCGAGCCAGGGCTCTGGCCGCCTGCCCAACTCCTATGCACGCGCCAACAGCGTGGGCTTCGGTGCGTCTTACATCCAGAGCTGGGGTTATATCGGCGCGTCGGTCGGCGTCGATGACAACCGTTACGGCATTCCGACTGCAGAGAAGTCATTCATTACCCTGGACCAGACTCGCTACGATATTGGCGGCCTGATCAAGAACCCGTTCGAAAATTTTGAATCCTTCCGCTTCAAGATCGGCCACACCGATTACAAGCACACCGAAAATCTGGAAGACGGCACACCGGCGACCGAATTCAAAAACAAGGCGAGCGAAACACGCTGGGAACTGACGCATAAACCACTGGCAGGCTGGCGCGGCACCTTTGGCTTGCAAACCGAAAACTCGGAATTCTCGGCCCTGCCAGTGGATGACGATCACGGACACAGCCACGCTACCGTACCGGTCACCAAGAGCCAGTCGGTCGCAGGCTTCCTGGTGGAAGAGCGTGATTTCGGTCCTTTCCGCGCCAGTGCCGGGGCCCGTATTGAATCCGTCAAACGACGTCCGGATACAGCTTCCGGCCTGGTTCAGCGTGACTTCAACCTCGGCTCCTATTCGCTGGGCGGCTTGTGGACCTTTACCCAAGGTTATGGTCTGGGCCTGACGGCTTCGGTGGCGCAACGCGCACCGGCCATTGAAGAGCTGTATTCAAACGGTCCGCATGAATCGACCGCAACCTACGACATCGGCGATGCTAACCTACGCAAGGAAACCTCGCGCAATATCGAACTGAGCCTGCAAAAGACCGAAGGCCTGATGCGCTGGAAAGCCAATGTGTACCAGAATCGCGTCAAGAATTATGTCTATGGCCGCACCGACGGCACCATGGTCGATGACCACGGCGATGCCGACCCTAGCGGTGAATTCCTGCAGCGTTTCTGGTCGCAAAACGACGCCACCATCCGCGGCATCGAAGCCGAGCTCAGTTACAACCTGCGTGGCAACGGCTTCTCCTGGCGCGGCTTTGCCGATACCTCGCGCGGCACATTGAGCGGCGCCGGCAACCTGCCCTTGCAACCGACCACCCGCGTCGGTGCGGAAATCGGCTATCGCGAAGGCAACTGGCGTTCCGGCCTGAAGGTCTTGCATGCGGAGAAACAGGATCGCCTGGCGAGTTTTGAGACCTATGCAGCACCGTCCTATACCCAGGTCGATGCCAATCTGTCCTACACCCAAAACTACAACTCGACGCCTGTCACCTGGTTCGCCATCGCCAAAAACCTGCTGAATGAAGATATCCGCCTGTCGACCTCGGTGCTGCGCGAGGTGGCTCCACTGTCCGGCAGGAACCTGATCATTGGTGTACGTACTAGTTTTTAA
- the grxC gene encoding glutaredoxin 3, whose protein sequence is MTAHVVMYSTGVCPYCTMAERLLTAKGIANIEKIRIDLDPAQRVAMMEKTGRRTVPQIYVGDTHVGGFDDLNALERQGKLDALLQSA, encoded by the coding sequence ATGACTGCGCATGTAGTGATGTATAGCACCGGCGTCTGCCCTTATTGCACAATGGCAGAGCGCCTGTTGACGGCCAAGGGTATCGCCAATATCGAAAAAATCCGGATCGACCTCGATCCTGCCCAACGCGTGGCGATGATGGAAAAAACCGGTCGTCGCACCGTGCCGCAGATCTATGTCGGCGACACCCATGTCGGCGGCTTTGACGATTTGAACGCGCTGGAACGCCAAGGCAAGCTGGATGCCTTGCTGCAAAGTGCGTAA
- a CDS encoding SH3 domain-containing protein → MKWSAPLFPVLLLTILGASAAHAVEYKSVGNNPAVLYNAPTEKGRKVFVAPRGMPVEVVLTQAGWSKVRDVAGDLAWIEAKALSPKRNVIVTVANLKLHTNAEEASAVVATADKGVLLELAAPPSAGWVKLKHRDGQTGYAKSSEVWGE, encoded by the coding sequence ATGAAATGGTCTGCCCCGCTTTTCCCTGTTTTATTGCTGACCATACTTGGTGCAAGTGCCGCGCATGCGGTTGAATACAAATCGGTAGGCAACAATCCCGCCGTCTTGTACAACGCACCGACGGAAAAAGGCCGCAAGGTATTTGTCGCGCCGCGCGGCATGCCGGTCGAAGTCGTGCTGACACAGGCGGGCTGGAGCAAGGTGCGCGATGTGGCGGGTGATCTGGCATGGATAGAGGCAAAGGCGCTCAGCCCGAAACGCAATGTGATCGTGACCGTTGCCAATCTCAAATTGCACACCAATGCGGAAGAAGCATCGGCCGTAGTAGCGACCGCAGATAAAGGCGTGTTACTGGAACTGGCAGCACCGCCATCCGCCGGCTGGGTCAAGCTCAAGCATCGCGACGGCCAGACCGGTTACGCCAAATCCAGCGAAGTGTGGGGCGAGTAA
- a CDS encoding NAD(P)H-dependent glycerol-3-phosphate dehydrogenase, with translation MNISILGAGAWGTALAMSLAERHAVMLWGRDAAVMQAAQQARENAVYLPGFRFPDKLLLSSELGAAITHAGSDGLLIVATSLAGLRPLAMQLKPYAIPNLVWLCKGFEEQTNLLPHQIVHEILGDAIPAGALSGPSFAQEVARGLPCALAIASDSEALRERVVHAVHGPAIRIYSTDDLIGVEVGGAVKNILAIATGIIDGLGLGLNARAALITRGLSEITRLGVALGGRAETFNGLAGMGDLILTCTGDLSRNRKVGLGLAQGKKLEQIVVELGHVAEGVRCAQAVRQLANQHGVDMPITNAVAAVLFDGESPRDTVKRLLSRESRDEIA, from the coding sequence ATGAATATTTCAATACTTGGCGCAGGGGCATGGGGCACGGCTTTGGCAATGTCGCTGGCCGAACGTCATGCGGTCATGCTGTGGGGCCGCGATGCCGCGGTAATGCAGGCGGCACAACAGGCGCGTGAGAATGCGGTGTATCTGCCGGGTTTCCGTTTCCCGGACAAGCTCCTGCTCAGCTCGGAACTGGGCGCTGCGATTACCCATGCCGGGTCAGATGGTTTGCTGATCGTTGCGACTTCGCTGGCTGGTTTACGCCCGTTGGCAATGCAATTGAAGCCTTATGCCATTCCCAATCTGGTCTGGCTGTGCAAAGGCTTTGAAGAACAAACAAATTTATTGCCGCATCAGATCGTGCATGAAATATTGGGCGATGCGATTCCTGCCGGCGCCTTGTCCGGCCCCTCATTTGCACAGGAAGTGGCGCGCGGCTTGCCGTGTGCGTTGGCGATTGCTTCCGATAGCGAGGCTTTGCGGGAACGTGTGGTGCACGCAGTACATGGCCCGGCGATACGGATTTATTCAACCGATGATTTGATTGGTGTCGAAGTCGGTGGCGCGGTGAAGAATATCCTGGCGATTGCGACCGGCATCATCGACGGCCTGGGCCTGGGACTGAATGCGCGTGCTGCCTTGATTACCCGTGGCCTGTCCGAAATTACCCGTCTCGGCGTTGCACTCGGCGGCCGTGCGGAAACTTTTAACGGCCTGGCCGGCATGGGTGATTTGATCCTGACCTGCACCGGTGACTTGTCACGTAATCGCAAGGTCGGCCTTGGCCTCGCACAAGGCAAGAAGCTGGAACAGATCGTGGTCGAACTGGGTCATGTGGCGGAAGGCGTGCGCTGTGCGCAAGCGGTGCGCCAGTTGGCGAACCAGCATGGTGTTGATATGCCGATTACGAATGCAGTGGCGGCGGTATTATTTGATGGCGAATCACCACGCGACACGGTCAAGCGTTTGCTGTCACGCGAATCACGCGACGAAATCGCCTGA
- the dksA gene encoding RNA polymerase-binding protein DksA: MATKSSKSTSVASDTTLLTEAQILKMGEKDYMNDAQLAFFKNRLQQLEKDLLKNADETTEHLRETVLVPDPADRATIEEEHALELRTRDRERKLLKKVQQSLLSIDSGEYGWCEETGEPIGVPRLLARPTATLSLEAQQRRELKQKLYGD; encoded by the coding sequence GTGGCAACCAAATCAAGCAAATCAACATCCGTCGCAAGCGACACCACATTGTTAACCGAAGCGCAAATCCTCAAGATGGGCGAAAAGGATTACATGAATGACGCGCAACTCGCATTTTTCAAAAATCGTCTGCAGCAACTCGAAAAAGACTTGCTGAAAAACGCCGATGAAACCACCGAACATCTGCGCGAAACCGTATTGGTACCCGATCCTGCCGATCGTGCCACGATTGAAGAAGAACACGCACTCGAATTGCGTACCCGCGACCGCGAACGCAAGCTGTTGAAAAAAGTCCAGCAATCCCTGCTGAGCATAGACTCCGGCGAATACGGCTGGTGCGAAGAAACCGGTGAACCGATCGGCGTCCCACGTTTGCTGGCTCGTCCTACCGCGACCCTGTCGCTGGAAGCGCAGCAACGTCGTGAACTGAAACAGAAACTGTACGGCGACTGA
- the hslV gene encoding ATP-dependent protease subunit HslV, whose protein sequence is MEQFHGTTILSVRRGNIVALGGDGQVTLGNIVMKGTARKVRKVYNGKVLVGFAGGTADAFTLLERFESKLEKHQGHLMRASVELAKDWRTDRMLRRLEAMLLVADKETTLIITGNGDVLEPNDGIGAIGSGGTYAQSAAKALQENTDLSPEDIVKKSLTIAGELCIYTNLSHIIETLD, encoded by the coding sequence ATGGAACAATTTCACGGCACCACCATTCTGTCAGTGCGTCGCGGCAACATTGTTGCGCTCGGCGGCGATGGCCAGGTCACACTTGGCAATATCGTCATGAAAGGCACTGCGCGCAAGGTGCGCAAGGTTTATAACGGCAAGGTACTGGTCGGCTTCGCCGGCGGCACCGCGGATGCCTTCACACTGCTGGAGCGCTTTGAAAGCAAGCTGGAGAAGCACCAGGGTCATTTGATGCGCGCCTCGGTCGAACTGGCCAAGGATTGGCGCACCGACCGTATGCTGCGTCGCCTCGAAGCAATGCTGCTGGTCGCCGATAAGGAAACCACGCTCATCATCACCGGCAATGGCGACGTACTCGAGCCAAACGACGGCATAGGTGCCATCGGTTCCGGCGGCACTTATGCGCAATCGGCGGCAAAGGCGCTGCAGGAAAACACCGATTTGTCGCCAGAAGACATCGTCAAAAAATCGCTGACCATCGCAGGTGAACTCTGCATCTACACCAACCTGTCGCACATCATAGAAACGCTGGATTGA
- a CDS encoding GTP-binding protein gives MALIPTTILTGFLGAGKTTLLNRILQEPHGFKIAVIENEFGQENIDNEILVQDGTEQIVEMNNGCICCTVRGDLIIALTSLAQKRNAGELQFDHVVIETTGLANPGPVAQTFFVDEEVASEYLVDAIITVVDAKHAMHQLDSYEEAQRQVGFADKLLFSKTDLVSAEELKTLTERIKRINPRAPVSTTDFGRVAIADVLDLRGFNLNDKLEIDPDFIAAEEHAHEHGHEHEHDHSCDAHCEHDHHDHHHGHHSDNIAAFVFKSERPFNTEKLDEFLGSLVQVFGPRMLRYKGVLWMDGADRKVVFQGVHQIMGTDIGAKWAENEVRSSKMVFIGQNLPKETFIFGLEQCLV, from the coding sequence ATGGCACTCATACCTACCACCATCCTCACCGGCTTCCTCGGTGCCGGTAAAACCACCTTGCTCAACCGCATCCTGCAAGAACCACATGGTTTCAAAATCGCTGTTATCGAAAATGAATTCGGCCAGGAAAATATCGATAATGAAATCCTGGTGCAGGACGGCACCGAGCAGATAGTTGAAATGAATAATGGTTGCATCTGCTGCACGGTACGCGGCGACCTCATCATCGCCCTCACCTCATTGGCACAGAAACGCAATGCCGGCGAACTGCAATTCGACCATGTCGTGATTGAGACTACCGGCCTCGCCAATCCAGGTCCGGTGGCCCAAACTTTCTTCGTTGATGAAGAAGTCGCTTCCGAATACCTGGTCGACGCCATCATCACCGTGGTTGATGCGAAGCATGCGATGCACCAGCTCGACAGCTACGAAGAAGCGCAACGCCAGGTCGGTTTCGCCGACAAACTATTATTCTCCAAAACCGACCTGGTCAGCGCCGAAGAATTGAAAACACTGACCGAGCGCATCAAACGCATCAATCCGCGCGCACCTGTCAGCACCACCGATTTCGGTCGGGTCGCGATTGCCGATGTACTCGACCTGCGCGGCTTCAACCTCAATGACAAGCTGGAAATCGACCCGGACTTCATCGCGGCTGAAGAACATGCGCACGAGCATGGGCATGAGCATGAGCACGATCACAGCTGCGATGCACATTGCGAACACGATCATCATGATCACCATCATGGCCATCACAGCGACAATATTGCCGCCTTCGTCTTCAAAAGCGAGCGCCCCTTCAATACTGAAAAGCTGGATGAATTCCTTGGTAGCCTGGTGCAGGTATTCGGACCGCGCATGTTGCGCTATAAAGGCGTACTGTGGATGGATGGTGCGGATCGCAAAGTGGTATTCCAGGGCGTGCACCAGATCATGGGTACCGACATTGGTGCCAAATGGGCGGAAAACGAAGTACGCTCTAGCAAAATGGTCTTTATCGGGCAGAATCTGCCGAAAGAAACGTTTATTTTCGGATTGGAACAATGTTTGGTATAA
- a CDS encoding ATP-binding cassette domain-containing protein: MLQISNLTHRYPGAHIPQLNVPAFSLARGEHAIVIGPSGSGKSTLLHLIAAILTPQSGDIRVADTSIGTLNPRAADQWRGRHIGFLPQKLALIPSLNARDNILLAAYASGQTSDIARADALLSALGLADKATAKPHQLSQGQKQRVALARAMFNRPQLLLADEPTANLDDASCRSAITLLLAQANELGASLILSTHDARVLEALPQGKVLRLQAAGAAS, from the coding sequence ATGTTGCAAATATCGAACCTGACGCATCGCTATCCCGGCGCTCACATTCCCCAGCTCAACGTCCCGGCTTTTTCGCTGGCGCGTGGTGAGCATGCGATCGTCATCGGGCCTTCGGGCAGCGGCAAATCGACTTTGCTGCATTTGATTGCCGCCATCCTGACGCCGCAAAGCGGCGACATTCGTGTGGCGGATACATCTATCGGGACACTAAACCCACGTGCTGCCGACCAATGGCGCGGCCGGCATATCGGTTTCCTGCCACAGAAACTGGCATTGATTCCCAGCCTGAATGCACGCGACAACATTCTGTTGGCGGCCTATGCCAGCGGCCAGACAAGTGATATCGCCCGCGCCGATGCCTTGCTCAGTGCCCTCGGCCTGGCTGACAAAGCCACAGCCAAACCACATCAACTCAGCCAGGGACAAAAGCAGCGCGTAGCATTGGCCCGCGCAATGTTCAATCGCCCGCAACTATTGCTGGCCGATGAACCTACCGCCAATCTGGACGATGCATCCTGCCGTAGCGCCATCACCTTATTGCTGGCGCAGGCCAATGAACTCGGTGCCTCACTGATACTCTCGACCCATGATGCACGCGTACTGGAAGCGCTACCGCAAGGCAAGGTATTGCGTCTGCAGGCAGCAGGAGCGGCAAGCTGA
- the hslU gene encoding ATP-dependent protease ATPase subunit HslU, whose product MNMTPKEIVSELDKHVVGQGRAKRAVAIALRNRWRRQQVAEPLRHEITPKNILMIGPTGVGKTEIARRLAKLADAPFIKIEATKFTEVGYVGRDVDTIIRDLIDIGIKQTRELETRKVRARAEDAAEDRIIDILVPPARDFGFHPSSSTGSDTAPSTGNATRQTFRKRLREGTLDDTEIEIELAEAGPSMEIMAPPGMEEMTEQIKSMFSGVGGTRKKTRKVKIKEAMKLLIEEEAGKLVNEDELKQKAITNVEQNGIVFLDEIDKIATRSENGGADVSRAGVQRDLLPLVEGTTVNTKYGMIKTDHILFIASGAFHLAKPSDLIPELQGRFPIRVELESLSIADFERILTSTDACLTRQYEALLGTEGVKIEFAPDGIKRMAEIAYSVNEKTENIGARRLYTVMEKLLEEISFSATDDPDQTLVIDGVYVDERLGALSVNEDLSRYVL is encoded by the coding sequence ATGAACATGACACCCAAGGAAATCGTTTCAGAACTCGATAAACATGTGGTCGGACAAGGTCGCGCCAAGCGCGCCGTCGCGATTGCATTGCGTAACCGCTGGCGTCGCCAGCAAGTCGCCGAGCCTTTACGCCACGAAATCACACCGAAGAACATCCTGATGATAGGACCGACCGGCGTCGGCAAAACCGAGATCGCACGCCGCCTGGCAAAACTGGCGGATGCGCCTTTCATCAAAATCGAAGCGACCAAATTCACCGAAGTCGGTTATGTCGGCCGTGACGTAGACACCATCATCCGCGACCTGATCGATATCGGCATCAAGCAAACGCGCGAACTCGAAACACGCAAAGTACGCGCCCGCGCCGAAGACGCCGCGGAAGACCGCATCATCGACATCCTGGTACCGCCGGCGCGCGACTTCGGTTTCCACCCGTCATCCAGCACCGGTTCCGACACCGCACCGTCCACGGGCAATGCAACACGCCAGACTTTCCGCAAACGCTTGCGCGAAGGGACCCTGGACGATACGGAAATTGAAATCGAATTGGCGGAAGCTGGCCCCAGCATGGAAATCATGGCGCCGCCCGGCATGGAAGAAATGACCGAGCAAATCAAATCGATGTTTTCAGGTGTCGGCGGCACCCGCAAAAAAACCCGCAAGGTCAAGATCAAGGAAGCGATGAAGCTCCTGATCGAAGAAGAAGCCGGCAAGCTGGTCAATGAAGATGAGCTGAAGCAAAAGGCCATCACCAATGTCGAGCAAAACGGCATCGTCTTCCTCGATGAAATAGACAAGATCGCCACCCGTTCGGAAAATGGTGGTGCCGATGTCTCACGCGCCGGCGTGCAGCGCGATTTGCTGCCACTGGTCGAAGGCACGACCGTCAATACCAAGTACGGCATGATCAAGACCGATCACATCCTGTTCATCGCATCAGGAGCCTTCCATCTTGCCAAACCGTCCGACCTGATCCCGGAACTGCAGGGCCGCTTCCCTATCCGCGTCGAACTGGAATCGCTTTCGATCGCAGACTTTGAGCGCATCCTGACCAGCACTGACGCCTGCCTGACCAGGCAATATGAAGCGCTGCTCGGCACCGAAGGCGTGAAGATAGAATTCGCGCCGGATGGCATCAAGCGCATGGCGGAAATCGCCTATTCGGTCAATGAAAAAACCGAAAACATAGGTGCGCGTCGCCTGTACACAGTGATGGAAAAATTGCTGGAAGAAATCTCGTTTTCCGCAACCGACGATCCGGACCAGACCCTGGTCATTGACGGCGTCTATGTCGACGAAAGACTTGGAGCCCTGTCAGTGAATGAGGATTTGTCGCGCTACGTCTTGTAA
- a CDS encoding DUF3299 domain-containing protein — MRNASRILLLALLTPALALAAGAASAPAQGQQHVAPPGVGNTPGQMPVLYDIQGVTSWSTLAKVKQVKVKNRILPEFSKDIAALNNQEIKVQGFMMPLEPGEKQKHFLISLVPQSCSFCLPAGPEGVVEVKSKTPVKYTLEPIIVSGKMEVMKDDPMGLYYRMNNATLASNK; from the coding sequence ATGCGCAATGCTTCCCGTATCTTGTTGCTCGCCTTGCTGACACCGGCGCTGGCCTTGGCCGCAGGCGCAGCTTCCGCTCCTGCGCAAGGACAACAACATGTCGCGCCACCCGGCGTCGGCAACACGCCCGGACAAATGCCGGTGCTGTACGACATCCAGGGCGTCACTTCGTGGAGCACGCTGGCCAAGGTCAAGCAGGTCAAAGTAAAGAATCGCATCCTGCCCGAATTCAGCAAGGATATTGCGGCGCTGAACAATCAGGAAATCAAGGTACAGGGCTTCATGATGCCGCTGGAGCCGGGCGAAAAGCAAAAGCATTTCCTGATTTCGCTGGTACCGCAAAGCTGCAGTTTTTGCCTGCCGGCCGGACCGGAAGGTGTCGTTGAAGTGAAATCGAAAACACCGGTCAAGTACACATTGGAACCCATCATTGTTTCCGGCAAGATGGAAGTTATGAAAGACGATCCCATGGGCTTGTACTACCGGATGAATAACGCAACACTGGCATCGAATAAATAA
- a CDS encoding FtsX-like permease family protein — MRLNALTLALQSLRHKPLATTLNILLMAVGIAMMSFVLSASTQLADNALRDAEGIDLVVGAKGSPLQLILSSIYHVDTPTGNIPLSAEALLKQNRMVKAVMPLALGDSYHGFRIVGTNPDYISHYKGTLAQGKMFDAPMQAVFGAQAAQRTGAKPGANFFGSHGLAGAGEVHEDAPFEVVGILQPTGTVLDRLILTPVASVWQVHDKTHGLDASDPQEKEVMDESRELTALLVQYASPLAAVTMPRFINSQSELQAAQPALEAAKLFRLLGVGIDVLRGIAAIVLLSAALSMFVALYNALEERKTDLAILRTLGATPAKLFTLLLVEGVLLALIGAALGWALGHLAVEVLGRILSADQNLSLSGLIFSADEAWLLPIALGTGLLAAVLPAWRAYRTDIASTLSH, encoded by the coding sequence ATGAGGCTCAATGCATTGACGCTGGCGCTGCAATCACTGCGCCACAAACCGCTTGCCACTACCCTCAACATCCTGTTGATGGCCGTCGGCATTGCGATGATGAGTTTCGTGTTGTCGGCCTCTACACAACTCGCCGACAATGCCTTGCGCGATGCGGAAGGCATTGACCTGGTCGTCGGTGCCAAGGGTTCGCCACTGCAATTGATACTGTCATCCATTTATCATGTGGATACGCCGACCGGCAATATCCCCTTGTCGGCGGAAGCGCTGCTAAAACAGAATCGCATGGTGAAAGCCGTCATGCCATTGGCGCTGGGCGATAGTTATCACGGCTTCCGCATCGTCGGTACTAACCCGGATTACATCTCGCACTATAAGGGCACGCTGGCACAGGGCAAGATGTTCGATGCACCGATGCAAGCCGTATTCGGTGCACAGGCGGCACAGCGTACCGGTGCCAAACCTGGCGCCAACTTCTTTGGCTCGCACGGGCTGGCCGGTGCCGGCGAAGTGCATGAAGATGCACCTTTCGAAGTTGTCGGCATCCTGCAGCCGACCGGCACCGTGCTGGACCGGCTGATCCTGACGCCGGTGGCCTCGGTATGGCAGGTGCACGACAAGACCCACGGACTGGACGCCAGCGATCCTCAAGAAAAGGAAGTCATGGATGAATCGCGTGAATTGACAGCCTTGCTGGTGCAATACGCGTCACCGTTGGCGGCTGTCACCATGCCACGCTTCATCAATAGTCAAAGCGAATTGCAGGCAGCGCAACCGGCACTGGAAGCGGCCAAACTGTTCCGCCTGCTGGGCGTCGGCATTGATGTCTTGCGCGGCATCGCCGCCATCGTCCTGCTGTCAGCCGCGCTCTCGATGTTTGTCGCACTGTATAACGCACTGGAAGAACGCAAAACCGATCTTGCGATCCTGCGCACACTGGGAGCCACACCGGCTAAATTATTCACACTACTATTGGTCGAAGGCGTATTGCTGGCGCTGATAGGTGCTGCGCTCGGTTGGGCCCTTGGTCATCTGGCGGTGGAAGTATTGGGCCGCATCCTGAGCGCAGATCAAAACCTGTCGCTGTCCGGTTTGATTTTCAGTGCCGATGAAGCGTGGCTATTGCCGATCGCATTGGGAACAGGCTTGCTCGCCGCCGTGCTGCCGGCCTGGCGCGCCTATCGCACTGATATAGCCAGCACGCTGTCACACTAA